In the Aliarcobacter cryaerophilus genome, one interval contains:
- the dnaG gene encoding DNA primase, translating into MIRKESIESLKNYLDIVDVISQFLELKKSGANFKACCPFHGEDTPSFVVSPSKQIYHCFGCGVGGDSIKFLMEYEKLSYPETIEKLASMYNYTLEYDTNSVKKSDNKVLEDINAFYQKQFFLDENIQNYVKDRGVFQLSIEKFEIGYASSSNSTIDFLKSNHYNLNDAIEQGVISQGENGLYARFIDRLIFPIYSINGKLVGFGGRTLTNHGAKYVNSPQTSIFNKSKLLYGYHLAKEKIYKTKEIIICEGYLDVIMLHQAGFNNAVATLGTALTKDHLPLLRRGEPRVILSYDGDKAGQNAAFKASVMLSQNGFDGGVVIFENGADPADMVKDRKIEELEELFSNPTPFANFAISYIVSSYNINNPVEKQKALSEANEYLSSLSQLYQEEYKRFLAQKLNIKESLIKTSSISNRKNSVELSKVDIAELCIIKSILDDPRRLDIVLDKIDKSMFEHHQEEFEELLNDINSSSLNKIILNDKLESYDEARLNRELLVLLHKFYSNKLLTLSYDNSMNFKEKVNQIRKVKDNLYQLKQGKLVSYNL; encoded by the coding sequence ATGATAAGAAAAGAGTCTATAGAGAGTTTAAAAAATTACCTTGATATTGTTGATGTTATTTCACAATTTTTAGAATTAAAAAAATCTGGTGCAAATTTCAAAGCTTGTTGCCCTTTTCATGGAGAAGATACTCCATCTTTTGTTGTTAGTCCTTCAAAACAGATATATCACTGTTTTGGTTGTGGTGTTGGTGGAGATAGTATAAAATTTTTGATGGAGTATGAGAAACTTTCATATCCTGAAACTATCGAAAAATTAGCTTCAATGTATAATTACACTTTGGAGTATGATACAAATAGTGTAAAAAAATCTGATAATAAAGTTCTTGAAGATATAAATGCTTTTTATCAAAAGCAGTTTTTTTTAGATGAAAATATACAAAATTATGTAAAAGATAGAGGAGTTTTTCAACTTTCAATAGAAAAATTTGAGATAGGTTATGCAAGTAGTTCTAATAGCACAATAGATTTTTTAAAGTCAAATCATTACAATCTAAACGATGCAATAGAGCAAGGAGTTATTAGCCAAGGAGAAAATGGATTATATGCAAGATTTATTGATAGATTGATATTTCCAATTTATTCAATAAATGGAAAACTTGTTGGTTTTGGTGGAAGAACTCTTACAAATCATGGAGCAAAATATGTAAACTCTCCACAAACTTCAATTTTTAATAAATCTAAGCTTTTATATGGTTATCACTTAGCAAAAGAGAAGATATATAAAACAAAAGAGATAATAATTTGTGAAGGTTACTTAGATGTTATAATGCTTCATCAAGCTGGGTTTAATAATGCGGTTGCAACTTTGGGAACAGCACTTACAAAAGATCATTTACCACTTTTAAGAAGGGGAGAACCTAGAGTTATTTTATCTTATGATGGAGATAAAGCTGGACAAAATGCAGCTTTTAAGGCTTCTGTTATGCTTAGTCAAAATGGTTTTGATGGAGGAGTTGTTATTTTTGAAAATGGAGCGGATCCAGCTGATATGGTAAAGGATAGAAAAATTGAAGAGTTAGAAGAGCTATTTTCAAATCCAACTCCTTTTGCAAATTTTGCAATTAGTTACATTGTTTCAAGTTATAATATAAACAATCCTGTTGAGAAGCAAAAAGCATTAAGTGAAGCAAACGAATATTTAAGTAGTTTAAGCCAACTTTATCAAGAAGAGTATAAAAGATTTTTAGCTCAAAAATTAAATATAAAAGAGAGTTTGATAAAAACGTCAAGTATCAGTAATAGAAAAAATAGTGTAGAACTTTCAAAAGTTGATATTGCAGAGCTTTGTATCATAAAATCAATATTGGATGATCCTAGAAGGTTGGATATAGTTTTAGACAAGATAGATAAATCAATGTTTGAACATCATCAAGAAGAGTTTGAAGAGTTACTAAATGATATAAATAGTAGTTCTTTAAATAAAATCATATTAAATGATAAATTGGAAAGCTATGATGAGGCTAGATTAAATAGAGAGTTATTAGTTCTTTTACATAAATTTTATTCAAATAAACTTTTGACACTATCATATGACAATAGCATGAATTTTAAAGAGAAAGTCAATCAAATAAGAAAAGTAAAAGATAATCTATATCAATTAAAACAAGGAAAACTTGTAAGTTATAAT
- a CDS encoding tetratricopeptide repeat protein — MDNLVLEYRDPIIGIILLVFMIFLISFFTYSYGVYKEKSARKDYRKLSRRFELGNLKENDYINLYKTYNLPFDSILLLASTFLHKGDNNKAISVYLALLEHVKDRVKKEELLELLGNTYFKGGFLQRSNDIFLRILKFSPRNKNALKSLLLVNEKLKNFKKAKEITQALEELNVDVSVEKVYFDTLIILNDSILSYEKRTELLFEIFKENKIIQRIFATFLIQSNREFFFSNIDMFDCEKLIDILWYQKKKILILIKLKIINS, encoded by the coding sequence TTGGATAATTTAGTTTTAGAGTATAGAGACCCTATTATTGGAATAATTTTACTGGTTTTTATGATTTTTTTAATATCTTTTTTTACATACTCGTATGGTGTTTACAAAGAAAAATCTGCAAGAAAAGATTATAGAAAACTATCTCGTAGATTTGAATTAGGAAATCTAAAAGAGAATGACTATATAAACCTTTACAAAACTTATAATCTACCTTTTGACTCAATTTTACTTTTAGCATCTACTTTTTTACATAAGGGTGATAATAATAAAGCCATAAGTGTATATTTAGCACTTTTAGAGCACGTAAAAGATAGAGTAAAAAAAGAAGAGCTTCTTGAACTTCTTGGAAATACATATTTTAAAGGTGGTTTTCTACAAAGATCAAATGATATATTTTTAAGAATTCTTAAATTCTCTCCTAGAAATAAAAATGCTCTTAAAAGTCTTTTACTAGTAAATGAAAAACTAAAAAATTTTAAAAAAGCAAAAGAGATTACACAAGCATTAGAAGAGCTAAATGTTGATGTAAGTGTAGAAAAAGTATATTTTGACACTTTGATTATATTAAATGATTCAATTTTATCTTATGAAAAAAGGACTGAGCTTTTATTTGAAATTTTTAAAGAAAATAAAATTATTCAAAGAATTTTTGCGACATTCTTAATTCAATCAAATAGAGAATTCTTCTTCTCAAATATAGATATGTTTGATTGTGAAAAATTAATTGATATTTTATGGTATCAAAAAAAGAAGATATTGATTTTGATAAAATTAAAAATAATAAATTCTTAA